In a single window of the Coffea eugenioides isolate CCC68of chromosome 3, Ceug_1.0, whole genome shotgun sequence genome:
- the LOC113765878 gene encoding UPF0481 protein At3g47200-like, translated as MFGEISDEISIRIDQMRSGLSDTPRTPSIFKVHSKLRSENEAAYEPQVVSIGPYHRGKPELKRMEMYKLGYLNMLLHRRGESSAKNYVESMAELQQQARSSYADEINLSDGDFVKMLCLDGCFVIEFLRKLCQPELYNENDPIFQMSWLISATKRDLILFENQLPFIVLQKLFDMTKLQGEEVKLNDLAILHLSSLMPGSYPGQSFRSTIPAGHEAVHLLDLMHRNLTASFSNTLAYPKHEETKTTWQNFYRFKKKNPSLQKPVIELLHSGTQFKRAKNSESVLCITFENGVVKIPPLFVDDHTESIFRNFIAYEQYMSKPFETWRYVTDYISFMDLLIDSPSDVEKLRNRGIIRHGLGNDKAVSAMFNKLSSDVSIESPFCYDKILEKMREYCSKRPRTWWANLMRNYFHTPWSIISCLAACILLLLALVQAIFSILH; from the coding sequence ATGTTCGGAGAAATATCTGACGAAATCTCCATTCGCATTGATCAAATGCGTTCTGGCCTATCGGATACACCAAGGACGCCATCGATCTTCAAAGTCCATAGTAAACTACGAAGTGAAAATGAAGCGGCATATGAACCACAAGTCGTCTCCATCGGACCTTATCACCGCGGTAAACCTGAACTGAAAAGGATGGAGATGTATAAGCTAGGGTACTTGAACATGCTTCTTCATAGAAGAGGAGAGTCAAGTGCTAAGAATTACGTCGAATCTATGGCTGAACTTCAACAGCAAGCTAGAAGTTCTTACGCAGACGAAATCAATCTTTCAGATGGTGATTTTGTTAAAATGCTATGCCTTGATGGCTGCTTTGTCATCGAGTTCTTGAGGAAACTTTGTCAGCCTGAATTATACAACGAGAATGACCCCATTTTTCAGATGTCTTGGCTAATATCAGCCACTAAGAGAGACCTAATATTATTTGAGAATCAGTTGCCCTTTATTGTCCTGCAAAAACTGTTTGACATGACCAAGTTGCAGGGCGAAGAAGTGAAGCTTAATGACCTAGCTATTCTCCATCTGTCTTCGCTCATGCCTGGTTCTTATCCAGGTCAAAGTTTTCGTTCTACAATCCCTGCAGGTCATGAGGCTGTTCATCTTCTTGACCTCATGCACAGAAATTTGACTGCCTCGTTTTCCAACACACTTGCGTATCCCAAACATGAAGAGACTAAAACCACATGGCAGAACTTTTatcgtttcaaaaaaaaaaacccctcaTTGCAGAAACCAGTTATTGAGCTACTACATAGTGGAACCCAGTTCAAGAGGGCAAAGAATAGTGAATCCGTGCTCTGTATCACATTCGAAAATGGTGTTGTTAAAATCCCTCCTTTATTTGTGGATGATCATACAGAATCCATCTTCAGAAACTTCATTGCATACGAACAGTATATGTCTAAGCCATTTGAGACATGGAGGTATGTAACTGATTACATAAGCTTCATGGATCTTCTCATAGATTCCCCATCCGACGTTGAAAAGCTTCGCAACCGTGGTATCATCAGGCATGGGTTAGGCAATGATAAAGCAGTCTCTGCAATGTTTAACAAGTTAAGCAGTGATGTTTCTATTGAAAGTCCTTTCTGTTACGAcaaaattttggagaaaatgagGGAGTACTGCAGCAAACGCCCCCGTACTTGGTGGGCAAACCTCATGCGGAATTATTTTCATACCCCGTGGTCAATCATTTCATGTCTGGCTGCATgcattttgcttcttctcgcaTTGGTGCAGGCcatattttccatcctacactAG
- the LOC113766900 gene encoding uncharacterized protein LOC113766900 produces MRTCRSKKFIVKVMFLAAVARPRFDCSRNKHFDGKIGIFPFAFKEPAKRNSKNRVAGTLETKPILSVTKEVYRRCLIDNVLPAIRAKWPQSDVISPIFIQQDNAKPHIDPMDVEFIEAATREGFDIRLSFQPPNSPDMNVLDLGYFRAIQSLQHQEAPNSIDELISAVEKSFDELSSESLNNVFLTLQLCMLEVMKNCGGNNYKVPHIGKQRLIRDGNLPLQIGCDKELIDKIIHYLQA; encoded by the coding sequence ATGAGGACTTGTAGGAGTAAAAAGTTTATTGTTAAGGTTATGTTTCTAGCTGCAGTTGCTCGACCTCGCTTTGATTGTTCTAGAAACAAGCACTTTGATGGGAAAATTGGAATATTTCCTTTTGCCTTCAAAGAACCAGCTAAAAGGAATAGCAAAAATCGTGTTGCTGGTACTCTAGAAACAAAGCCTATCCTATCAGTGACCAAGGAAGTGTATAGAAGGTGCTTAATTGATAATGTTTTGCCTGCAATTCGTGCTAAATGGCCACAAAGTGATGTTATCAGCCCTATCTTCATCCAACAAGATAATGCAAAACCACATATTGATCCAATGGATGTTGAGTTCATAGAAGCTGCCACAAGAGAAGGTTTTGATATTCGTTTATCATTTCAACCACCTAATAGCCCTGATATGAATGTTCTTGATCTTGGGTATTTTAGAGCCATTCAATCACTCCAGCATCAAGAAGCACCTAACTCTATTGACGAACTAATTTCTGCTGTTGAAAAGTCTTTCGATGAATTATCATCTGAAAGTCTCAACAATGTGTTCTTAACCTTACAACTATGTATGCTTGAGGTGATGAAGAATTGTGGAGGGAATAATTACAAAGTTCCACATATTGGGAAGCAACGGTTGATAAGAGATGGAAATCTTCCTTTGCAAATTGGATGTGATAAGGAGCTTATTGACAAAATCATCCATTATCTACAAGCATGA
- the LOC113764497 gene encoding putative UPF0481 protein At3g02645 translates to MSRTDQNLSDLLDTSEKPSIFKVHGQLRSENEEAYEPRVVSIGPYHRGKPKLKEMEKHKRRYFNELLRRTGESAEEYIIALADLQDQARRCYAEEINLSEDDFVYMICLDGCFVIEFLRKRTSRGSHWQNDPIFQMLWLSPATNNDLMLFENQLPFFVLQKLFDMTKSSRSEEENLIDLAIALHVFWNMPNPGLNSHSPIFEQYKPVHLLGLMHKILSASFSETLSSTTNSNRTGSNLFIKSAGELGQSGIKFKKAEDSESLFHITFENGVLKIPPLVVYDHTESVFRNLIAYEEYTSIPSKTWRCITDYIIFIDCLIDSASDVETLRRHDIIENWLGSDEAASTMFNKLCNHVHVGGRICYTKIFDDVDKHTRKRWHIWRANLVRKYFNTPWAFISFLAACALLFLTSVQAIFSILQYTKRK, encoded by the coding sequence ATGTCTAGAACTGATCAAAATCTTTCTGACCTATTGGATACATCGGAGAAGCCATCGATCTTCAAAGTCCATGGTCAACTACGAAGTGAAAATGAAGAGGCATACGAGCCACGAGTGGTTTCCATCGGACCTTATCACCGCGGTAAGCCTAAACTGAAAGAGATGGAGAAGCATAAGCGAAGGTACTTCAATGAGCTTCTTCGTCGTACAGGTGAGAGTGCTGAGGAATACATCATAGCTTTGGCTGATCTTCAAGATCAAGCTCGAAGGTGTTACGCAGAAGAAATCAATCTTAGTGAAGATGATTTTGTTTACATGATATGCCTTGATGGCTGCTTTGTCATCGAGTTCTTGAGGAAAAGGACAAGTCGAGGATCACACTGGCAGAATGACCCCATTTTTCAGATGCTTTGGCTATCCCCAGCCACTAATAATGACCTTATGTTATTTGAGAATCAGTTGCCCTTTTTTGTCCTGCAGAAACTGTTCGATATGACCAAGTCATCACGAAGCGAAGAAGAGAACCTTATTGACCTAGCTATTGCTCTCCATGTGTTTTGGAACATGCCTAATCCAGGTCTAAATTCTCATTCTCCAATCTTTGAACAATATAAGCCGGTTCATCTGCTTGGCCTCATGCACAAAATTCTGTCTGCCTCATTTTCTGAAACACTTTCCTCAACCACGAATTCCAATCGTACGGGCTCAAATCTGTTCATAAAATCAGCTGGTGAGCTCGGACAAAGTGGAATCAAGTTCAAGAAGGCAGAGGATAGTGAATCCTTGTTCCATATCACTTTCGAAAATGGTGTACTTAAAATCCCTCCTTTAGTTGTGTATGATCATACAGAATCCGTCTTCAGAAACTTGATTGCATATGAAGAGTATACGTCTATTCCATCTAAGACATGGAGGTGTATAACTGATTACATAATCTTCATAGATTGTCTCATAGATTCCGCATCCGATGTTGAAACGCTTCGCAGACATGATATCATCGAGAATTGGTTAGGTAGTGATGAAGCAGCCTCTACAATGTTTAACAAGCTATGCAACCATGTTCATGTTGGCGGGAGAATCTGttacaccaaaatttttgaTGATGTGGACAAGCACACTCGCAAGCGCTGGCATATTTGGAGGGCGAACCTAGTGAGGAAATATTTTAATACCCCGTGGGCTTTCATTTCGTTTCTGGCTGCATGTGCCTTGCTTTTCCTAACAAGTGTGCAGGCcatattttccatcctacagtATACGAAACGGAAGTAA